One Qipengyuania gaetbuli genomic region harbors:
- a CDS encoding FeoA family protein: MTLDALESGTAARIVAVDWPSLAEDEGKRLRALGVDEGAEVAVIHRGIFGTRDPLALRLGNMTIAIRRVHAKAIEVDAA, encoded by the coding sequence ATGACTCTGGACGCTCTCGAAAGCGGAACTGCGGCGCGAATCGTCGCCGTAGACTGGCCCAGCCTGGCCGAGGACGAAGGCAAGCGCTTGCGCGCCCTCGGCGTGGACGAGGGGGCCGAGGTCGCCGTGATCCATCGCGGGATTTTCGGCACGCGCGACCCGCTGGCGCTGCGCCTCGGCAACATGACCATCGCCATCCGCCGCGTCCACGCGAAGGCGATCGAGGTGGACGCAGCATGA
- the feoB gene encoding ferrous iron transporter B, with protein sequence MSRKRTAALVGNPNSGKSALFNALTGARQKIANYAGVTVERKAGRLVLPSGEPVELLDLPGSYSFDAASPDEAVTRDVVKGTFEGEAVPDVIILVLDAANLEQHLVFAQEVLELGRPTVVALNMIDLAERDGLTLDPAALSQALGVPVIPTVAVRRKGLAELTDAIAEAETHADEEAHTRWHVTLPERRLSAKHMARAAILSKSARHTIENGVDRVLLNPWIGPVILFGLLFVVFQAVFAWATPFADALEGGVGVISQGVSDTLPEGLLRDFLTEGVLAGVGSVVVFLPQIIILFFFILVMEASGYMARAAFLMDRLMASVGLSGRSFIPLLSSFACAIPGIMATRSISDPKDRLTTILIAPLMTCSARLPVYAVVIAAVIPQTSVGPGVGLQGLVLFALYVAGIVGAMAVALVLRRTVTKGAASGFIMELPRYQLPRAKDLLIGLWQRAWVFLRRAGTIIFVATIALWVLLSFPKAEAGESQLDASFAGAIADTLHPVLAPVGFNREMSLAIVPAIAAREVAVSALATTYAVDAEDEELAAQGVTAQIAALWSLPTALAFLAWFVFAPQCLSTIAVARRETNGWKWPAVMVGYLFALAWLAAGATYWIAVSLGL encoded by the coding sequence ATGAGCCGCAAGCGCACCGCAGCCCTTGTCGGCAATCCCAATTCGGGCAAGTCCGCGCTCTTCAACGCGCTGACCGGCGCCCGCCAGAAGATCGCGAACTATGCGGGCGTCACGGTGGAGCGCAAGGCGGGCCGCCTGGTCCTGCCAAGCGGCGAACCGGTCGAACTGCTTGACCTTCCCGGCTCCTACAGCTTCGATGCCGCCAGCCCCGACGAGGCAGTCACCCGCGACGTGGTCAAGGGCACGTTCGAGGGCGAGGCCGTCCCGGACGTCATCATCCTGGTGCTCGACGCGGCCAATCTCGAACAGCATCTCGTCTTTGCACAGGAAGTGCTCGAGCTCGGCCGGCCCACGGTGGTCGCGCTCAACATGATCGACCTCGCCGAACGCGACGGGCTGACGCTCGACCCGGCGGCTTTGTCGCAGGCGCTCGGCGTGCCGGTGATCCCGACCGTGGCGGTACGCCGCAAGGGCCTGGCCGAACTGACCGACGCCATCGCCGAGGCGGAAACGCATGCGGACGAGGAAGCGCACACGCGCTGGCACGTCACGCTGCCCGAACGGCGCCTGTCGGCCAAGCATATGGCCCGCGCCGCGATCCTGTCGAAATCGGCCCGTCACACGATCGAGAACGGCGTTGACCGCGTGCTGCTCAATCCGTGGATCGGGCCGGTCATCCTGTTCGGCCTGCTGTTCGTTGTCTTCCAGGCCGTGTTCGCCTGGGCGACGCCCTTTGCCGACGCGCTGGAAGGCGGGGTGGGCGTCATCTCGCAAGGCGTCTCCGATACGCTGCCCGAAGGCCTGCTGCGCGATTTCCTGACCGAAGGCGTACTGGCGGGCGTGGGCTCGGTCGTGGTCTTCCTGCCGCAGATCATCATCCTGTTCTTCTTCATCCTGGTCATGGAAGCGAGCGGCTACATGGCGCGTGCGGCCTTCCTCATGGACCGGCTGATGGCGAGCGTCGGCCTGTCGGGCCGCAGCTTCATCCCGCTGCTGTCGAGCTTTGCCTGCGCCATTCCCGGCATCATGGCGACGCGCTCGATCTCCGATCCCAAGGACCGGCTGACCACCATCCTGATCGCCCCGCTGATGACCTGTTCGGCGCGCCTGCCGGTCTATGCCGTGGTCATCGCTGCAGTCATCCCGCAGACCAGCGTCGGGCCGGGCGTGGGCCTCCAGGGCCTTGTCCTGTTTGCGCTCTACGTCGCCGGTATCGTCGGAGCCATGGCGGTCGCGCTGGTGCTGCGCCGCACGGTCACCAAGGGCGCGGCCTCCGGCTTCATCATGGAGCTGCCGCGCTACCAGCTGCCACGGGCGAAGGACCTCCTCATCGGCCTGTGGCAGCGCGCCTGGGTCTTCCTGCGCCGCGCCGGTACGATCATCTTCGTCGCCACGATCGCGCTGTGGGTGCTGCTGAGCTTCCCCAAGGCGGAAGCCGGCGAAAGCCAGCTCGATGCGAGCTTTGCAGGCGCCATCGCCGATACGCTGCACCCGGTGCTCGCGCCCGTGGGCTTCAACCGCGAAATGAGCCTGGCCATCGTGCCGGCCATCGCCGCGCGCGAGGTTGCCGTCTCCGCGCTTGCCACGACCTATGCCGTCGATGCCGAGGACGAGGAACTGGCCGCGCAGGGCGTGACCGCCCAGATCGCCGCGCTGTGGAGCCTGCCGACCGCGCTGGCCTTCCTTGCATGGTTCGTCTTCGCCCCGCAGTGCCTGTCGACCATCGCGGTCGCCCGGCGCGAGACGAACGGGTGGAAATGGCCCGCCGTCATGGTCGGCTATCTCTTCGCGCTGGCATGGCTGGCGGCGGGAGCGACCTACTGGATCGCGGTGAGCCTGGGGCTTTAG
- the ssb gene encoding single-stranded DNA-binding protein: protein MAGSLNKVMLIGNLGADPEIRSFQNGGKVANLRVATTETWKDRNTGERQERTEWHTVAIFSEGLVGVVERFLRKGSKVYIEGQLQTRKWQDQSGNDRYSTEVVIRGMNGTLTMLDGAQGGGGGNRGGGGGGGNWDQGGGSSGGGSGGGSGGGWNQGGGSSGGSQSGGGSNYDDLDDDIPF from the coding sequence ATGGCCGGTAGCCTCAACAAAGTCATGCTGATCGGAAACCTGGGTGCAGACCCGGAAATCCGCAGCTTCCAGAACGGCGGCAAGGTCGCGAACCTGCGCGTTGCCACCACCGAAACCTGGAAGGACCGCAATACTGGCGAACGCCAGGAACGCACCGAATGGCACACCGTTGCGATCTTTTCCGAAGGTCTGGTCGGCGTGGTCGAACGCTTCCTGCGCAAGGGTTCCAAGGTCTACATCGAAGGCCAGCTGCAGACCCGCAAGTGGCAGGACCAGTCGGGCAATGACCGCTATTCGACCGAAGTCGTGATCCGCGGCATGAACGGCACGCTGACCATGCTCGACGGCGCCCAGGGTGGCGGCGGCGGCAATCGCGGCGGCGGTGGCGGCGGTGGCAACTGGGACCAGGGCGGCGGTTCGTCGGGCGGTGGCTCGGGCGGAGGCTCGGGCGGCGGCTGGAACCAGGGCGGCGGTTCGTCCGGCGGCAGCCAGTCGGGCGGTGGCTCGAACTACGACGATCTCGACGACGACATTCCGTTCTGA
- a CDS encoding YceD family protein, with amino-acid sequence MSAPELSRMIKPRALPPGEMTIEASEAERAALASRFGITALPALSARVSFEPKGEAVIARGSLAASVEQPCAVSREDFTYEVAEEFELRFVPESAPAAHEPDEEFELSSDDLDEIEYEGEAFDIGEAIAQELGLAVDPYREGPDADRVRAEKGIESDEDRKPSGPLAEALAKLKK; translated from the coding sequence ATGAGCGCGCCCGAACTCTCACGCATGATCAAGCCGCGCGCGCTTCCCCCCGGCGAAATGACTATCGAGGCGAGCGAGGCAGAGCGCGCTGCGCTCGCTTCCCGCTTCGGCATCACGGCCCTGCCCGCCCTGTCGGCTCGCGTATCCTTCGAACCCAAGGGCGAGGCAGTCATTGCGCGCGGCAGTCTTGCGGCAAGCGTCGAACAGCCTTGCGCGGTCAGCCGCGAAGACTTCACTTACGAGGTCGCAGAGGAGTTCGAACTGCGCTTCGTCCCAGAAAGCGCGCCCGCAGCACACGAGCCGGACGAGGAATTCGAGTTGAGCTCCGACGACCTCGACGAGATCGAATACGAGGGCGAAGCCTTCGATATCGGCGAGGCAATCGCGCAGGAACTGGGCCTTGCCGTCGATCCCTATCGCGAAGGCCCTGACGCCGACCGAGTGCGCGCGGAAAAGGGCATCGAAAGCGACGAGGACCGAAAGCCCAGCGGCCCGCTGGCCGAAGCGCTCGCGAAGCTGAAGAAGTAG
- a CDS encoding ubiquinol-cytochrome C chaperone family protein codes for MSFLSRLFGTQADPREQWRPLWHRVVEEARDPDWYRMCGVADTVEGRFDMVTLSLSLALLRMEKDADLAPHTALLTELFVEDMEGQLREAGIGDPTVGKKIGTLMSTMGGRLGAYRKALADEDRAALADAVRRNVTMAQEDEAEALAERMIRLDKRLSRTSANQLRKGEFAA; via the coding sequence ATGTCCTTCCTATCCCGTCTTTTCGGAACGCAAGCCGACCCGCGCGAACAGTGGCGCCCGCTGTGGCACCGCGTCGTGGAGGAAGCGCGCGACCCCGACTGGTACCGGATGTGCGGCGTTGCCGACACGGTCGAAGGACGCTTCGACATGGTCACGCTTTCGCTCAGCCTCGCATTGCTGCGGATGGAAAAGGATGCGGACCTCGCACCCCACACCGCGCTACTGACCGAACTGTTCGTCGAAGACATGGAGGGCCAGCTGCGTGAAGCGGGCATCGGCGATCCCACGGTCGGCAAGAAGATCGGCACGCTGATGAGCACGATGGGCGGGCGTCTCGGCGCCTATCGCAAGGCGCTGGCCGACGAAGACCGCGCGGCGCTGGCCGATGCGGTGCGCCGCAATGTCACCATGGCGCAGGAGGACGAGGCCGAGGCGCTGGCGGAGCGCATGATCCGCCTCGACAAGCGCCTTTCGCGGACCAGCGCCAACCAGCTGCGCAAGGGCGAGTTCGCCGCATGA
- a CDS encoding outer membrane protein assembly factor BamE — translation MNRSKIFGIAAILAAGLATTACSSIKESRGYIVDSILVSTVQPGIDNERSVAATLGRPTFTSQFGDPTWYYVSSTTGRKPFVRPSIREHQVLAVKFDASGNVISADRTGLEKVVYLSPDGDETPTLGRERSFLEDLFGNIGTVGQPGLGGQQGPGS, via the coding sequence ATGAACAGGTCCAAGATTTTCGGTATCGCCGCGATCCTCGCGGCAGGCCTCGCCACCACCGCCTGCAGCTCGATCAAGGAATCGCGCGGCTATATCGTCGACAGCATCCTGGTCAGCACGGTCCAGCCGGGCATTGACAACGAGCGCAGCGTGGCCGCCACTCTCGGCCGCCCGACCTTCACCAGCCAGTTCGGCGATCCGACCTGGTATTACGTGTCGAGCACGACGGGCCGTAAGCCCTTCGTTCGCCCGAGCATTCGCGAACACCAGGTGCTGGCGGTCAAGTTCGATGCGTCCGGCAACGTGATCTCCGCCGACCGCACCGGCCTCGAAAAGGTCGTCTATCTCTCGCCCGATGGCGACGAGACGCCGACGCTCGGCCGCGAGCGCAGTTTCCTCGAAGACCTGTTCGGAAATATCGGCACCGTGGGCCAGCCCGGCCTCGGCGGACAGCAGGGTCCGGGAAGCTGA
- the hslV gene encoding ATP-dependent protease subunit HslV, producing the protein MDDRENRHGLTKWHGTTIIGVRKGDRIVVAGDGQVSMGNTVMKPNARKVRRIGEGGKVVAGFAGATADAFTLFERLEKKLEQYSGQLLRAAVELTKDWRTDKYLRNLEALMIVADKDNLLVLTGNGDVLEPEGGITAIGSGGNYALAAAKAIAEYEDDPEVIARKAMKVAADICVFTNGNVTLEEV; encoded by the coding sequence ATGGACGATAGAGAAAACCGCCACGGCCTGACCAAGTGGCACGGCACCACCATCATCGGGGTACGCAAGGGCGATCGCATTGTCGTTGCCGGGGACGGACAGGTCTCCATGGGCAACACGGTCATGAAGCCCAATGCGCGCAAGGTTCGCCGGATCGGTGAGGGCGGCAAGGTCGTCGCCGGTTTCGCCGGCGCCACCGCCGATGCCTTCACCCTGTTCGAGCGGCTGGAAAAGAAGCTCGAACAGTACAGCGGCCAGCTGCTGCGCGCCGCGGTCGAGCTGACCAAGGACTGGCGCACCGACAAGTACCTGCGCAATCTCGAAGCGCTGATGATCGTGGCCGACAAGGACAATCTCCTCGTCCTCACCGGCAATGGGGACGTGCTGGAACCGGAAGGCGGCATCACCGCCATCGGCTCGGGCGGCAACTACGCGCTGGCCGCCGCCAAGGCGATCGCCGAATATGAAGACGATCCCGAAGTGATTGCGCGCAAGGCCATGAAGGTCGCCGCCGACATCTGCGTCTTCACCAATGGCAATGTGACCCTCGAAGAGGTCTGA
- the hslU gene encoding ATP-dependent protease ATPase subunit HslU yields MDNLTPKAIVAALDEHIIGQKDAKRAVAVALRNRWRRQRLAADLRDEVTPKNILMIGPTGCGKTEISRRLAKLAEAPFVKVEATKFTEVGYVGRDVEQIARDLVEEAIRLEKERRREAVREAASQAAMDRLLNALVGENASEATREAFRERIVQNAMNETEVEIDVKDQPASNMEIPGMPGNVGMIDLSDMLGKAMGRTPTKRRKLKVPDAWDKLVEEEAEKRMDQDDVHRVALENAETNGIVFLDEIDKIAVSDVRGGSVSREGVQRDLLPLIEGTTVATKYGPMKTDHVLFIASGAFHVAKPSDMLPELQGRLPIRVELRALTEEDFVRILTETRANLVEQYRALIGTEEVTLEITDDAIAEVAKIAARVNESVENIGARRLQTVMERLLEDISFEAEEHKGETVTVDAAYVRERLDDLAGDADLSKYIL; encoded by the coding sequence ATGGACAATCTGACACCCAAGGCGATCGTCGCCGCGCTCGACGAGCACATCATCGGGCAGAAGGACGCCAAGCGCGCCGTTGCCGTGGCGCTTCGCAACCGCTGGCGCCGCCAGCGACTTGCCGCGGACCTGCGCGACGAGGTGACGCCCAAGAACATCCTCATGATCGGCCCCACCGGCTGCGGCAAGACCGAGATCAGCCGCCGCTTGGCCAAGCTGGCCGAGGCCCCCTTCGTGAAGGTCGAAGCGACCAAGTTCACCGAGGTCGGCTATGTCGGCCGCGACGTCGAACAGATCGCCCGCGACCTCGTCGAAGAGGCTATCCGGCTGGAAAAGGAACGCCGCCGCGAAGCCGTGCGCGAAGCGGCTAGCCAGGCGGCGATGGACCGCCTGCTCAACGCGCTCGTCGGCGAGAATGCCAGCGAGGCGACGCGCGAGGCTTTCCGCGAACGAATCGTCCAGAACGCGATGAACGAGACCGAGGTCGAGATCGACGTGAAGGACCAGCCGGCCAGCAACATGGAAATCCCCGGCATGCCCGGCAATGTCGGCATGATTGACCTGTCCGACATGCTCGGCAAGGCTATGGGCCGCACGCCGACCAAGCGGCGCAAGCTCAAGGTCCCCGATGCGTGGGACAAGCTGGTCGAGGAAGAGGCCGAGAAGCGCATGGACCAGGACGACGTGCACCGCGTCGCGCTGGAGAATGCCGAGACCAACGGCATCGTCTTCCTCGACGAGATCGACAAGATCGCCGTCAGCGACGTGCGCGGCGGCTCCGTTTCGCGCGAAGGCGTGCAGCGCGACCTGCTGCCGCTGATCGAGGGCACGACGGTTGCTACCAAGTACGGCCCGATGAAGACCGACCATGTGCTCTTCATCGCTTCGGGCGCGTTCCATGTCGCGAAGCCTTCGGACATGCTGCCCGAATTGCAGGGCCGCCTGCCGATCCGCGTCGAACTGCGTGCGCTGACGGAAGAAGACTTCGTGCGCATCCTTACCGAGACGCGCGCCAACCTCGTCGAACAGTACCGCGCGCTGATCGGGACTGAAGAGGTCACGCTCGAGATCACCGACGATGCCATTGCCGAAGTCGCCAAGATCGCGGCGCGGGTGAACGAAAGCGTCGAGAATATCGGTGCCCGCCGCCTGCAGACCGTGATGGAACGCCTGCTGGAAGACATCAGCTTCGAGGCGGAAGAGCACAAGGGCGAGACGGTGACCGTGGATGCGGCTTATGTCCGCGAACGGCTCGACGACCTTGCAGGCGATGCGGATCTGAGCAAGTACATCCTCTGA
- a CDS encoding ACT domain-containing protein: MPETILQTQAMIAAMAPRLDTQLWRFVTVTPDKAPELLGAAIGTFREDEGVTAIVPAELADEAGLDGPDFARITLMVHSDLEGVGLTAAVATALADAGIACNMVAAFHHDHAFVPAAHSKRAMTVLKILQDSADL, from the coding sequence ATGCCCGAAACCATCCTCCAGACCCAGGCGATGATCGCGGCCATGGCGCCGCGGCTCGACACGCAGCTCTGGAGGTTCGTGACCGTCACGCCCGACAAGGCGCCCGAATTGCTGGGCGCCGCCATCGGCACTTTCCGCGAAGACGAAGGCGTGACGGCCATCGTCCCGGCAGAGCTGGCGGATGAGGCGGGACTGGACGGCCCCGACTTCGCGCGCATCACGCTGATGGTGCATTCCGACCTCGAGGGCGTGGGGCTGACCGCGGCGGTTGCCACCGCGCTCGCCGATGCGGGCATTGCCTGCAACATGGTCGCAGCCTTCCACCACGACCACGCCTTCGTGCCCGCCGCGCACAGCAAGCGGGCGATGACGGTCCTCAAGATCCTGCAGGACAGCGCCGACCTCTAG
- a CDS encoding dicarboxylate/amino acid:cation symporter: protein MWDRLKTLSLSIRILVGLALGAVIGLALPSTGRNEGVDQFVEAAAIGGKLWLQALQMTILPLVFGLVATLFIRSRGLTQGTGNARRAFYVMMAFYLLAIPIGIFSVEVYLGAFPVTDGMAQALRSMAGEGVPQESLHWQDSVLSLVPVNIISAMAGPSLLPVLFFALIFGAALAKLPEGEGKRVLSSALNGLVDVAFVIVDWVLRLAPVGVALLILATTQRFGADIFAGLAHWVILSSANVLNVLVVVYVIVALATKVPVLSFAKAMLPAQSVAAGTQSSTGTMPVTIESCRTMGLSEEAIGATVPLAAVVFRPIAPASFVFTCSYASAVYGLPAASFALLLTIGLLGVLMEMGSVGIPNAATAVAKFTPFAALVGFPIEIIVVFLVVEIIPDIVKTTTNVTAHAAAAAIVDRGVVSEPSPAE, encoded by the coding sequence ATGTGGGATCGGCTGAAGACGCTTTCGCTTTCAATCCGGATTCTGGTGGGGCTGGCTCTGGGGGCCGTAATCGGCCTCGCTTTGCCATCTACCGGCCGGAACGAGGGGGTGGACCAGTTCGTCGAGGCAGCCGCTATCGGAGGCAAGCTCTGGCTCCAGGCGCTCCAGATGACGATCCTGCCGCTCGTCTTCGGCCTCGTCGCAACGCTCTTCATCAGGTCCAGGGGACTGACGCAGGGTACGGGCAATGCAAGGCGCGCCTTCTATGTCATGATGGCCTTCTATTTGCTGGCCATTCCCATCGGAATTTTTTCGGTCGAGGTCTATCTGGGAGCCTTCCCGGTCACCGATGGCATGGCGCAGGCGTTGCGTTCGATGGCCGGCGAGGGCGTGCCGCAGGAAAGCCTGCACTGGCAGGATTCGGTGCTGTCGCTGGTCCCGGTGAACATCATTTCCGCTATGGCCGGACCCAGCCTGCTGCCGGTTCTGTTCTTTGCGCTGATCTTCGGTGCGGCGCTGGCCAAATTGCCGGAAGGAGAGGGCAAGCGGGTCCTGTCTTCGGCGCTCAACGGCCTCGTTGATGTAGCCTTCGTGATCGTCGACTGGGTCCTGCGGCTTGCCCCGGTGGGTGTGGCGCTGCTGATCCTTGCCACCACCCAGCGGTTCGGCGCCGATATCTTTGCAGGCCTGGCCCACTGGGTGATCCTTTCCAGCGCGAACGTGCTGAACGTGCTGGTGGTCGTCTATGTCATCGTTGCGCTGGCGACCAAGGTGCCGGTGCTCAGCTTCGCTAAGGCAATGCTCCCGGCGCAATCAGTCGCGGCCGGGACACAGAGCTCCACCGGGACAATGCCGGTCACTATCGAATCCTGCCGCACGATGGGCCTGTCGGAGGAGGCGATAGGAGCCACCGTTCCGCTGGCTGCCGTGGTATTCCGCCCCATTGCGCCCGCCTCCTTCGTTTTCACCTGCTCTTACGCCTCGGCCGTATATGGCCTGCCTGCCGCAAGCTTCGCCTTGCTCCTGACTATCGGGCTGCTCGGCGTGCTGATGGAAATGGGATCGGTCGGCATTCCGAACGCGGCGACGGCCGTGGCCAAGTTCACGCCCTTTGCCGCCCTCGTGGGATTTCCGATCGAAATCATCGTCGTCTTCCTGGTGGTCGAGATCATCCCGGACATCGTTAAGACCACGACCAACGTAACCGCCCATGCAGCCGCCGCCGCGATCGTGGACCGCGGTGTCGTGTCGGAGCCATCCCCCGCCGAATAA